The Desulfobulbaceae bacterium genome has a segment encoding these proteins:
- a CDS encoding PEP-CTERM sorting domain-containing protein — protein MEYAPVPEPATMLLFGTGLAGLAGTRLRRKKKA, from the coding sequence TTGGAATACGCACCAGTACCAGAACCAGCCACTATGCTACTTTTCGGTACTGGTTTAGCTGGACTCGCAGGAACACGACTCAGACGTAAAAAGAAAGCATAA
- a CDS encoding ATP-binding protein, translating into MLNHPTIEKLRSLKLNGMLHAFEEQMQLPDSAELSFEERLGLLADRESTTRENRRLQTRLRQAKLKENAALEDIDYRTPRGLDKALMASLFSCKYISQHLNCLITGPTGIGKTWLACALAQKACREGYRVRYLRLPRFLQDLNISKADGRYTKLLTELAKTELLILDDWGIMPLSGEHRRDLLEILDDRFNRRSTIVTSQLPVKSWHEYIDDPTMADAILDRLVHNAYRIAFTEDGDSMRKKMSKLTTTGTVG; encoded by the coding sequence ATGCTAAACCACCCTACTATTGAGAAGTTACGATCTCTCAAACTTAACGGGATGCTCCATGCTTTTGAAGAACAAATGCAGCTGCCTGACAGCGCGGAGCTATCCTTCGAGGAACGCTTGGGATTACTGGCCGACCGAGAATCCACAACACGAGAAAATCGTCGGTTGCAGACAAGGCTGCGACAAGCAAAGCTAAAGGAAAATGCCGCCCTTGAAGATATCGACTACCGCACTCCACGAGGGCTTGACAAGGCCCTGATGGCCTCTTTGTTTAGCTGCAAATATATCTCGCAGCACCTCAATTGTTTAATTACCGGCCCAACAGGAATTGGAAAGACTTGGCTGGCTTGCGCCCTCGCCCAAAAAGCATGCAGGGAGGGGTATCGAGTTCGATATCTTCGTTTGCCCCGTTTCCTGCAGGACCTCAATATATCTAAAGCGGATGGGCGTTACACCAAACTCCTCACTGAGCTTGCAAAAACAGAGTTACTTATTCTTGATGACTGGGGCATCATGCCATTGTCTGGTGAACACCGGCGTGATTTGCTGGAAATACTTGATGATAGGTTCAATAGAAGGTCTACCATCGTAACCAGCCAATTACCCGTCAAAAGTTGGCATGAATATATTGATGATCCTACCATGGCCGACGCAATCCTTGATAGACTGGTTCACAATGCGTATCGAATTGCCTTCACCGAGGACGGTGATTCAATGAGAAAAAAAATGTCTAAATTGACAACAACTGGCACGGTCGGGTAA